A window from Populus trichocarpa isolate Nisqually-1 chromosome 3, P.trichocarpa_v4.1, whole genome shotgun sequence encodes these proteins:
- the LOC7460252 gene encoding peptidyl-prolyl cis-trans isomerase CYP22 isoform X2 — protein sequence MASGGGGGSVEWHLRPPNPKNPIVFFDVTIGTIPAGRIKMELFADIAPKTAENFRQFCTGEYRKAGLPVGYKVCQFHRVIKDFMIQAGDFLKGDGSGCVSIYGLKFEDENFVAKHTGPGLLSMANSGPNTNGCQSSWNRNAPHSIPNFRQIKHGLGFSSIALNESSQEVFHHLCKMRLA from the exons ATGGCgtcaggaggaggaggagggagtGTAGAGTGGCACTTGAGACCaccaaaccctaaaaacccaaTCGTCTTCTTCGATGTTACAATCGGTACCATCCCTGCTGGTCGTATCAAAATGGAGCTCTTCGCTGATATTGCCCCTAAAACCGCCGAAAATTTCAG GCAGTTTTGCACAGGCGAgtacag aAAAGCTGGATTACCTGTTGGTTACAAAGTATGTCAATTTCATAGAGTGATTAAGGATTTTATGATTCAAGCTGGTGATTTTCTcaag GGTGATGGTAGTGGTTGTGTTTCTATTTATGGGCTTAAGTTTGAGGATGAAAATTTTGTTGCCAAACATACCGGCCCTGGTCTACTTTCAATG GCAAATAGTGGGCCAAATACCAATGGTTGTCAG AGCTCATGGAACAGAAATGCCCCCCATTCTATTCCTAATTTCAGGCAAATTAAACATGGCTTAGGATTTAGCAGCATTGCTCTGAATGAGAGTTCTCAAGA AGTTTTTCATCACTTGTGCAAAATGCGACTGGCTTGA
- the LOC7460252 gene encoding peptidyl-prolyl cis-trans isomerase CYP22 isoform X3, translating to MASGGGGGSVEWHLRPPNPKNPIVFFDVTIGTIPAGRIKMELFADIAPKTAENFRQFCTGEYRKAGLPVGYKVCQFHRVIKDFMIQAGDFLKGDGSGCVSIYGLKFEDENFVAKHTGPGLLSMANSGPNTNGCQSKTSIFYRHLRFLCVFHLTMISLYRGCLEMVFWLFER from the exons ATGGCgtcaggaggaggaggagggagtGTAGAGTGGCACTTGAGACCaccaaaccctaaaaacccaaTCGTCTTCTTCGATGTTACAATCGGTACCATCCCTGCTGGTCGTATCAAAATGGAGCTCTTCGCTGATATTGCCCCTAAAACCGCCGAAAATTTCAG GCAGTTTTGCACAGGCGAgtacag aAAAGCTGGATTACCTGTTGGTTACAAAGTATGTCAATTTCATAGAGTGATTAAGGATTTTATGATTCAAGCTGGTGATTTTCTcaag GGTGATGGTAGTGGTTGTGTTTCTATTTATGGGCTTAAGTTTGAGGATGAAAATTTTGTTGCCAAACATACCGGCCCTGGTCTACTTTCAATG GCAAATAGTGGGCCAAATACCAATGGTTGTCAG TCGAAAACTTCAATATTCTACCGGCATCTGAGATTCCTGTGTGTCTTCCACCTCACTATGATTTCGTTATATAGAGGGTGCTTGGAGATGGTCTTTTGGTTATTCGAAAGATAG
- the LOC7460252 gene encoding peptidyl-prolyl cis-trans isomerase CYP22 isoform X1 has protein sequence MASGGGGGSVEWHLRPPNPKNPIVFFDVTIGTIPAGRIKMELFADIAPKTAENFRQFCTGEYRKAGLPVGYKVCQFHRVIKDFMIQAGDFLKGDGSGCVSIYGLKFEDENFVAKHTGPGLLSMANSGPNTNGCQFFITCAKCDWLDNKHVVFGRVLGDGLLVIRKIENVATGPNNRPKLPCVIAECGEM, from the exons ATGGCgtcaggaggaggaggagggagtGTAGAGTGGCACTTGAGACCaccaaaccctaaaaacccaaTCGTCTTCTTCGATGTTACAATCGGTACCATCCCTGCTGGTCGTATCAAAATGGAGCTCTTCGCTGATATTGCCCCTAAAACCGCCGAAAATTTCAG GCAGTTTTGCACAGGCGAgtacag aAAAGCTGGATTACCTGTTGGTTACAAAGTATGTCAATTTCATAGAGTGATTAAGGATTTTATGATTCAAGCTGGTGATTTTCTcaag GGTGATGGTAGTGGTTGTGTTTCTATTTATGGGCTTAAGTTTGAGGATGAAAATTTTGTTGCCAAACATACCGGCCCTGGTCTACTTTCAATG GCAAATAGTGGGCCAAATACCAATGGTTGTCAG TTTTTCATCACTTGTGCAAAATGCGACTGGCTTGACAATAAGCATGTTGTATTTGGG AGGGTGCTTGGAGATGGTCTTTTGGTTATTCGAAAGATAGAGAATGTGGCAACAGGACCCAACAACCGACCAAAACTGCCATGTGTTATTGCAGAATGCGGAGAAATGTAG